Genomic DNA from Nitratidesulfovibrio vulgaris str. Hildenborough:
GAACGCGAGGTTCTCCAGCGCGGTCAGGTCGGGATAAATGAAGGTCTGGTGGCCGAGATAGCCCAGCTTCTCGTCAGGGACGGAACGTTCCACGGTGCCCGCGCTCGGGCGCGACAATCCGGCCATGATCTTAAGCAGGGTCGACTTGCCCGCACCGTTGGCACCGGCAAGCAGCGTCACCGTACCCTGTTCGACGGTGAGGCTCACGTCCTTGATGATCAGCCGGGTGCCGTAGAACTTGGCGACCCTTTCAAGCCTGAGCAGCATCACGCCTCCGCTGTCTTCCGGCGACGCATCCCGATGAAGGGGAACAGGCACATGATGATGCTGCCTATCCAGACCCAGTTGATCAGCGGGGTGACGTTGAGGTGCAGGGTGGCCTTGCCTTCGCGGTCGACGCCAAGCAGTACGGCATAGAATTCGTTGCCGAGACCCGGAATGGTCGACGCCTCGGCGAACGCCTGCTTGCCGAACTTGGAGTAGATGCGGCGTTGCGGCTGGGCCATGCCCACATCGGAGCCGTTCTTCTTCACGTCGAGTTCGGCCTCGATGAAGATGTAGCCGGGGCCTTCGCCCTCGTACAACGCCTTGAAGGTCACGTCGTATCCGGCCACCTGCACGGTGTCGCCCTGCTGCATGATGACCTCATGCTCGGTCTTGTACGGGCCGGAGAAGGCCACGCCAAGGGCGGTGAGCGCAAGGCCGATGTGGACGCCGTAGGCGGCCAGAGACTGCGGCGAGCGCCTCAGGTGCGGTTCGGTCGCCAGCAGCATGACAATGCCGCCAAGGGCCGCGATGGCACCGGCTGCACCGAGGACTGCGGTGGGGATGGTGTAGCCAGCGGCCCATATGCCGCCAGCGGCCCCGACGAAGAGACCCAGTGCCGTGACGGCACCCACCTTGTTGCGCAGGCCGCCCTTCCAGCCAAGCCAAGGGCATATGGCGAGCATGACGACCAGCACGGCGAAGAGCGGGAGGCACACACGGTTGTAGAACGCCGGTTCCAGCCCCACGGGCTTGTCGACCCAGAACTTGCTGAACACGGGCCACATGGTGGCGACGAGGATGATGGCACCGAGGGCAAGCAGCACCCACGCGACCATCACGAGAAAGCCCTCGCGGCTTTCGACACCCGAAAGGGGCTTGGCATCCGGGTGTTTCCACAGGATGGAGCCACCGAGGGCGACCGCGGTGAAGACGATGATGAAGATGAGCAGGGGAGTGCCCACGCCGCCGTCGCCGAAGGCGTGCAGCGATTCGACCACGCCGCTTCTGACCAGATAGGTCGCGAAGAAGGCGGAGATGGTCGTCAGGGCCATCAGGAAGGTGTTCACACGGTGCAGCTTGTTGCGTCGGGCCTCGATGACGGCCGTATGCAGGTACGCGGAGGCGATGAGCCACGGGATGAGCGATGCGTTCTCGACCGGGTCCCATGCCCAGTAGCCGCCCCAGCCGAGTTCCATGTAGGCCCACCAGCCGCCAAGCACGATGCCGGCGGTGAGGAAGAGCCACGCAACAAGGGTGAAGGGACGTGCATGGTCCGCCCATGCGCCTTCGGAGAGACGCATGCCGCTC
This window encodes:
- a CDS encoding heme lyase CcmF/NrfE family subunit; this translates as MHLSAYLLLVASLLFALFFAGTAAIQIWQGRTTALPWMEKGHLMLTAFMSVASAVLLHALANFDFSLVYVASYTDRALPLFYRLTAFWAGQAGSMLFWGWSVALFGVFFLFSPVYRRVSEPTRMWFWLLFLAMMGFFLLVLTCWSNPFTVVDPAPADGNGLNPLLQNPGMIFHPPLLFLGYGGFAIPGCLALAQSLSGMRLSEGAWADHARPFTLVAWLFLTAGIVLGGWWAYMELGWGGYWAWDPVENASLIPWLIASAYLHTAVIEARRNKLHRVNTFLMALTTISAFFATYLVRSGVVESLHAFGDGGVGTPLLIFIIVFTAVALGGSILWKHPDAKPLSGVESREGFLVMVAWVLLALGAIILVATMWPVFSKFWVDKPVGLEPAFYNRVCLPLFAVLVVMLAICPWLGWKGGLRNKVGAVTALGLFVGAAGGIWAAGYTIPTAVLGAAGAIAALGGIVMLLATEPHLRRSPQSLAAYGVHIGLALTALGVAFSGPYKTEHEVIMQQGDTVQVAGYDVTFKALYEGEGPGYIFIEAELDVKKNGSDVGMAQPQRRIYSKFGKQAFAEASTIPGLGNEFYAVLLGVDREGKATLHLNVTPLINWVWIGSIIMCLFPFIGMRRRKTAEA